One window from the genome of Enterococcus haemoperoxidus ATCC BAA-382 encodes:
- a CDS encoding TetR/AcrR family transcriptional regulator has product MDKEMKNTRAKIIQVATRLFMDNGYQSTSTRQIAQLAEVTQPNLYHHFKNKEEVYVGVIESLLSDVNEELVKIVEDETLETISKLQKFAECLKTKHPFDFDLMMLDFRTKLTKETQLKLFSLWNQSYKAPLLKIFEESDFSLRTGLTAEIATTHFLNTLSPYIKTEQRSTAISITQVVDFFAFGILANKN; this is encoded by the coding sequence ATGGATAAAGAAATGAAAAATACAAGGGCTAAGATCATTCAAGTGGCGACAAGATTATTCATGGATAATGGGTATCAAAGTACCTCAACAAGACAAATCGCGCAGCTGGCTGAGGTGACCCAACCTAATTTATATCACCATTTTAAGAATAAAGAAGAAGTATATGTTGGTGTTATTGAAAGTTTGTTAAGTGATGTAAACGAAGAACTAGTTAAAATTGTTGAAGATGAAACGCTTGAAACGATCAGTAAGTTACAAAAATTTGCTGAGTGTCTGAAAACAAAACATCCGTTTGATTTTGATTTGATGATGCTTGATTTCAGAACCAAGTTGACCAAAGAGACACAATTGAAATTATTTTCACTGTGGAATCAGTCATATAAAGCACCATTACTAAAGATCTTCGAAGAAAGTGATTTTTCTTTGCGTACGGGGCTGACAGCTGAGATTGCAACTACACACTTTCTCAACACGTTATCTCCATATATAAAAACGGAGCAAAGAAGTACGGCTATTAGCATTACTCAAGTTGTCGATTTTTTTGCCTTCGGGATTTTAGCGAATAAAAATTAA
- a CDS encoding DUF1295 domain-containing protein: MTILIVSSVIFLYFTVLFFLAQYLHNNSIVDLAWGIGFVLVAVTGYLVMPEKTKVSTIILLLVTIWGLRLFFHLAKRNIGKPEDYRYVNMRKRWGNRFARLKAYLNVFILQGVLLLVVSMPILFVMTSSTNAFYWWNGVGVLIWLIGFGYETIGDHQLTKFKSESANHGKLLTTGLWSTTRHPNYFGEALSWWGIFLVSLNDTRNIWGIIGPITITLLLLFVSGVPLLEKKYRERPDFIVYAKKTPKFTPFIGKKGL; encoded by the coding sequence ATGACTATTTTAATTGTTAGTAGTGTAATATTTTTATACTTTACTGTGTTATTCTTTTTAGCGCAATATCTTCACAATAATTCTATTGTTGATTTAGCTTGGGGAATTGGATTTGTACTGGTGGCAGTTACAGGGTATCTCGTTATGCCTGAAAAAACAAAGGTCAGTACAATAATTCTTTTATTAGTAACAATTTGGGGACTTCGATTGTTTTTCCATTTAGCTAAACGAAATATCGGAAAACCGGAAGATTATCGTTATGTGAACATGAGAAAACGTTGGGGCAACCGATTTGCAAGATTAAAAGCTTACTTAAACGTCTTTATTTTACAAGGTGTTCTTTTGTTAGTTGTTTCAATGCCGATTCTTTTTGTGATGACAAGTTCTACCAATGCTTTTTATTGGTGGAATGGAGTAGGAGTTTTAATTTGGTTAATTGGATTTGGCTATGAAACGATTGGCGATCATCAACTGACAAAATTTAAAAGTGAAAGCGCCAATCATGGAAAGCTGTTAACAACTGGTTTATGGTCAACGACAAGACACCCAAACTATTTTGGTGAAGCACTTAGTTGGTGGGGGATATTTCTTGTAAGTTTGAATGACACACGAAATATTTGGGGTATTATTGGTCCAATAACAATTACCTTGTTGCTTTTATTTGTATCAGGTGTCCCTTTGCTTGAGAAGAAATACAGAGAGCGACCAGATTTTATTGTTTACGCAAAGAAAACACCAAAATTTACCCCTTTTATTGGGAAAAAAGGATTATAA
- a CDS encoding DegV family protein yields MTSQSIDYQELLFAFRQGAIQLINEKQELNQINVFPVSDGDTGSNLASLMETILEETNDESTSVIEVFENIAEASLLGARGNSGIIFAQYFNGIYNNLLLQEEKSSVKSFVTSVKLAISEAYQAIENPVEGTIITVIRSWAEALNKGDQIHSLENLLPQALIETKQALDNTTRQLKILQKNQVVDAGAKGFYLFIEGFTKAFINKQAVDKPRERLNESVKIEISETLHRNSSEPKYRYCTEILIDQVTQTKEAIQTKLSAYGDSLIVSINRGKARIHIHSNQPDQVLDYLNTVGQPIQQKVDDMLLQYRVNTQKRAPIALVTDSIADLPADYVLDNQIHVLPMNILIGNTSYIDKITIQSNQFFELNKKQSERATSSQPTLKTVKNLFSFLETKYEAILVITVAGKLSGTFYTVKEAAKHISSPNTRIEVIDSKQNSAAQGLLVMCANEWIQSGIGFTELVERTRHKRSQLKILVSVDDLNPMIDSGRIPQFAGKIAKKVNLKPIVSLNEAGEGTLSAFTFSLEGNEKKIIKQLKKMHKSSTIKRYAVIHANSEKRALVWKNELIKHLGFQPSYIMDISTVIAMSAGQGSVAVAVELGEGADLI; encoded by the coding sequence ATGACAAGTCAGTCGATTGATTATCAAGAGTTGCTATTTGCATTTCGACAAGGAGCTATTCAATTGATAAACGAGAAACAAGAGCTGAATCAAATTAATGTTTTTCCTGTGTCGGATGGAGATACAGGAAGTAATTTAGCCTCGTTGATGGAGACGATACTTGAAGAGACAAATGATGAATCAACTTCTGTCATCGAAGTCTTTGAGAATATAGCAGAAGCTTCTTTGTTAGGAGCAAGAGGAAATTCTGGGATTATTTTTGCACAATATTTTAATGGTATTTATAATAATCTATTGCTTCAGGAGGAAAAAAGCTCTGTTAAGAGTTTTGTAACAAGTGTAAAGTTAGCGATCAGTGAAGCATATCAGGCTATTGAAAACCCAGTAGAAGGAACGATCATCACGGTTATTAGATCTTGGGCAGAAGCTCTTAATAAAGGGGATCAGATCCATAGTTTGGAAAATCTTTTACCGCAAGCGCTTATTGAGACAAAGCAAGCATTAGATAATACAACTAGACAGTTAAAGATACTGCAAAAAAACCAAGTAGTCGATGCAGGAGCGAAAGGCTTCTATTTATTCATAGAAGGTTTTACTAAAGCTTTTATAAATAAACAAGCTGTGGACAAACCAAGGGAGCGTTTAAATGAGTCTGTAAAAATCGAAATTTCTGAAACTTTGCATAGAAACTCTTCAGAACCAAAATATAGATATTGTACTGAAATATTAATAGATCAGGTAACGCAGACAAAAGAAGCTATCCAGACAAAATTAAGCGCATATGGTGATTCTTTAATTGTCTCTATAAATCGTGGAAAAGCGAGAATCCATATTCATTCTAATCAGCCAGATCAAGTCTTGGATTATTTAAACACGGTAGGTCAACCAATTCAACAAAAGGTTGATGATATGTTGTTGCAATATCGAGTAAATACGCAAAAAAGAGCGCCAATTGCCTTAGTGACAGACTCGATCGCTGATTTACCTGCTGACTATGTATTAGATAATCAGATTCATGTATTGCCTATGAATATATTGATTGGCAATACTAGCTATATTGATAAAATAACAATTCAAAGCAATCAGTTTTTTGAGTTGAATAAAAAACAGAGCGAACGAGCTACTAGCTCACAACCGACATTAAAAACGGTTAAAAATCTTTTTTCATTTTTAGAAACTAAATATGAAGCAATTTTAGTTATTACGGTTGCTGGAAAACTTAGTGGGACTTTCTATACCGTGAAAGAAGCTGCAAAGCATATAAGCTCTCCTAATACTAGGATTGAGGTTATTGACTCTAAGCAAAATTCTGCAGCGCAAGGATTGCTCGTAATGTGTGCTAACGAATGGATTCAATCAGGGATTGGATTTACTGAATTAGTTGAACGAACAAGGCATAAAAGAAGTCAGCTTAAAATCTTGGTTAGCGTAGATGATTTAAATCCTATGATTGACTCTGGCAGGATACCTCAATTTGCTGGGAAAATTGCTAAGAAGGTTAATTTGAAACCGATTGTTAGTTTAAACGAGGCAGGTGAAGGGACTTTGAGTGCTTTTACTTTTAGCTTGGAAGGAAATGAAAAGAAAATTATCAAGCAACTTAAAAAAATGCATAAGAGCAGCACAATAAAGCGTTATGCTGTCATTCATGCCAATTCGGAAAAAAGAGCGTTGGTATGGAAAAATGAATTAATAAAACACCTTGGATTTCAACCAAGTTATATTATGGATATTTCAACTGTTATTGCAATGAGTGCTGGTCAAGGAAGTGTAGCTGTGGCTGTTGAATTAGGAGAAGGGGCGGATTTAATATGA
- a CDS encoding DUF2177 family protein, translated as MNQFIKLFSSAAVIFLVLDFIWLLLIAKKIYQDQLGSLLGPTKIIPAVVFYVLYLIGILFFVIYPAIEKDSLIYAISAGAFLGVLCYGTYDLTNLATIKDWPLLVTMIDLVWGGFVTAMTCGVTVFIAQHFNWR; from the coding sequence ATGAATCAGTTTATAAAATTATTTAGTAGTGCAGCGGTTATATTTCTAGTTCTAGATTTTATCTGGCTACTATTAATTGCTAAAAAAATCTATCAAGATCAGTTAGGTAGTTTGTTAGGCCCCACTAAAATAATTCCAGCAGTTGTTTTTTATGTATTATATCTTATTGGTATTCTATTTTTTGTTATTTATCCAGCAATTGAAAAAGATAGTTTGATCTACGCTATTTCAGCAGGTGCTTTTCTAGGAGTGCTATGCTATGGAACATATGATTTAACAAATCTAGCTACAATTAAAGATTGGCCTTTGTTGGTTACAATGATAGATTTAGTCTGGGGAGGATTTGTTACTGCAATGACTTGTGGTGTTACTGTCTTTATAGCTCAGCATTTCAATTGGAGGTGA
- the glyS gene encoding glycine--tRNA ligase subunit beta: MAKDLLLEIGLEEMPAHIVSPSRLQLENKIVKFLDENKLTYGIVQSFSTPRRLAIRVTGLPEQQEDTQEEVKGPAKKIAQDAEGNWSKAAEGFVRGQGLTTEAITFKELNGVEYVYVTKHNQGQKTIDVLAGLKDVITSLTFPVTMHWANYDFEYIRPIHWIVALLDDEVIPFSVLDVTTGNRSRGHRFLGDDVTFDHSKEYEEKLKAQFVIVDPNERKKMIVDQANQLAEKNSWKLDLDENLLEEVNNLVEYPTAFVGAFDEKYLSVPDEVLVTSMKEHQRYFDVRNDQGLLLPHFISVRNGDNVHIENVIKGNEKVLIARLEDAEFFYNEDKKLSIEECVNKLKNVTFHEKIGTIYEKMQRVAVIGQIIGKEVGLLEAELADLKRASEIYKFDLVTNMVGEFPELQGIMGEKYALLQGEKPAVAQAIREHYLPTSSEGELPVSAMGAVLAIADKLDSVFSFFAVGMIPSGSNDPYALRRQTYGVIRIVENKGWQFPLVQLQMEIDAAVNADSQKFGIQLTTGQEEVIEFVKARLRQLLMTKDVRHDVIDAVISSEQKDLAKLFSSAAILKKHLLDNDFKPSMEALTRVINLAKKGRELLKQDSQVDATLFENNAEKALHKAVNEIEEKFDENTMSENYQALVNLRPLIEQYFEETMVMVEDEKVKANRLQELNRIAKMSLSLASLDLLIVK; the protein is encoded by the coding sequence ATGGCAAAAGACCTATTACTTGAAATCGGCTTGGAAGAAATGCCAGCGCATATTGTCAGCCCAAGTCGTTTACAATTAGAAAATAAAATAGTGAAGTTTTTAGATGAAAACAAATTAACTTATGGAATAGTTCAAAGCTTTTCGACGCCTCGCCGATTAGCCATACGTGTGACAGGATTGCCAGAACAACAAGAAGATACGCAAGAAGAGGTTAAAGGACCTGCTAAAAAAATTGCTCAAGATGCCGAAGGAAATTGGAGCAAAGCTGCAGAAGGATTTGTTAGAGGTCAAGGTTTAACTACAGAGGCAATCACTTTTAAAGAATTGAACGGTGTAGAATATGTTTATGTAACGAAACATAATCAAGGACAAAAAACGATTGATGTGCTAGCAGGATTGAAAGATGTTATTACAAGTTTAACTTTTCCAGTGACAATGCACTGGGCAAATTATGATTTTGAGTATATCCGTCCAATTCATTGGATCGTAGCTTTACTAGATGATGAAGTGATTCCGTTCTCTGTTCTAGATGTAACCACTGGGAACCGCTCTCGCGGACATCGTTTCTTAGGTGACGATGTGACGTTTGATCATTCAAAAGAGTACGAAGAAAAACTGAAAGCACAGTTTGTGATCGTTGATCCTAATGAAAGAAAAAAAATGATCGTTGATCAAGCGAACCAATTAGCTGAAAAAAATAGCTGGAAGCTGGATCTTGATGAGAATTTGCTGGAAGAAGTTAATAATTTAGTTGAATACCCAACAGCTTTCGTGGGTGCTTTTGATGAAAAATACCTTTCTGTTCCAGATGAAGTATTAGTTACGTCAATGAAAGAACATCAACGCTATTTTGATGTTCGTAATGATCAAGGATTATTATTACCTCACTTTATTTCTGTTAGAAATGGGGATAATGTTCATATTGAAAATGTAATCAAGGGAAATGAAAAAGTGTTGATTGCTCGTTTAGAAGATGCTGAATTCTTCTATAATGAAGATAAAAAGTTGTCAATTGAGGAATGTGTCAATAAATTAAAAAATGTCACTTTCCATGAAAAAATTGGAACTATCTACGAAAAAATGCAACGCGTGGCTGTTATTGGACAAATCATTGGTAAAGAAGTCGGTCTATTAGAAGCAGAATTGGCTGATTTAAAACGTGCTTCTGAAATTTACAAATTTGACTTAGTGACAAATATGGTCGGTGAATTCCCAGAATTACAAGGAATCATGGGAGAAAAATACGCATTGCTTCAGGGAGAAAAACCAGCAGTAGCTCAGGCAATCCGTGAGCATTATTTACCAACATCGAGTGAAGGAGAACTTCCTGTTTCTGCAATGGGTGCTGTTTTAGCAATTGCTGATAAACTTGATAGTGTATTTTCATTCTTTGCGGTAGGGATGATCCCTAGCGGCTCTAATGATCCCTATGCGTTACGCCGTCAAACATATGGAGTAATTCGTATTGTTGAAAATAAAGGGTGGCAGTTCCCCTTAGTTCAACTTCAGATGGAAATCGATGCAGCTGTTAATGCGGATAGTCAAAAATTTGGCATCCAATTGACAACAGGTCAAGAAGAAGTCATTGAGTTTGTGAAAGCGCGCCTACGCCAATTATTGATGACAAAAGATGTACGTCATGATGTGATTGATGCTGTAATCTCATCTGAACAAAAGGACTTAGCCAAACTGTTTTCATCCGCAGCAATCCTGAAAAAACATTTACTGGATAATGATTTCAAACCTTCAATGGAAGCATTGACACGAGTGATTAACTTAGCTAAAAAAGGTCGCGAGCTATTAAAACAAGATAGTCAGGTTGATGCGACTTTATTTGAAAATAATGCAGAAAAAGCATTACACAAAGCAGTAAATGAAATTGAAGAGAAGTTTGATGAAAATACTATGTCAGAAAATTATCAAGCATTAGTCAATTTACGACCATTGATCGAACAATATTTTGAAGAAACAATGGTTATGGTAGAAGATGAAAAAGTTAAAGCAAACCGTTTGCAAGAACTTAACCGTATTGCTAAAATGTCTTTATCATTGGCTAGTTTAGATTTATTGATCGTAAAATAA
- the glyQ gene encoding glycine--tRNA ligase subunit alpha, whose protein sequence is MEKKLTVQEMILTLQKFWSSKGCMLMQAYDTEKGAGTMSPYTFLRAIGPEPWNAAYVEPSRRPADGRYGENPNRLYQHHQFQVVMKPSPENIQELYLESLELLGIDPLAHDIRFVEDNWENPSMGCAGLGWEVWLDGMEITQFTYFQQVGGLACHPVTSEITYGLERLASYIQEVESVYDLEWTEGVKYGEIFNQPEYEHSKYSFEISDQEMLLENFDKFEKEAKRCIDESLVHPAYDYILKCSHTFNLLDARGAVSVTERAGYLARIRNLAKAVAKIFVAEREKLGFPLLNKDNQTSKEAK, encoded by the coding sequence ATGGAAAAGAAACTTACTGTACAAGAAATGATTTTAACCTTGCAAAAATTTTGGTCATCAAAGGGTTGTATGCTAATGCAAGCTTATGATACGGAAAAAGGAGCAGGGACAATGAGTCCTTATACATTTTTGCGAGCAATCGGACCTGAACCTTGGAATGCGGCTTATGTAGAACCTTCAAGAAGACCAGCAGATGGTCGTTATGGGGAAAATCCAAACCGTCTGTATCAACATCATCAATTTCAAGTAGTTATGAAACCATCACCAGAGAATATTCAAGAATTATATTTAGAAAGTTTAGAGTTGTTAGGAATCGATCCGTTGGCGCATGACATTCGTTTTGTTGAAGATAATTGGGAAAATCCTTCTATGGGATGCGCGGGATTAGGTTGGGAAGTCTGGCTTGATGGTATGGAAATCACTCAATTTACGTATTTCCAGCAGGTGGGCGGATTAGCTTGTCATCCTGTAACCTCTGAAATCACCTACGGACTTGAACGACTTGCTTCATACATTCAAGAAGTAGAAAGTGTATATGATTTAGAATGGACTGAAGGCGTAAAATACGGTGAAATCTTCAATCAACCAGAATATGAACATTCTAAGTATTCATTTGAAATCAGTGATCAAGAGATGCTTTTAGAAAACTTTGATAAATTTGAAAAAGAAGCAAAACGCTGTATTGATGAAAGTCTTGTACATCCAGCTTATGACTATATTTTAAAATGCAGCCATACATTTAACTTGTTGGATGCTCGTGGTGCAGTATCTGTAACAGAGCGTGCTGGATATTTAGCTCGCATTAGAAACCTAGCAAAAGCTGTAGCGAAAATATTCGTTGCAGAACGTGAAAAATTAGGATTTCCACTTTTAAATAAAGACAATCAAACTAGTAAGGAGGCTAAATAA
- a CDS encoding AAA family ATPase: MTKLYLKGLKYDKVTTLTRFPFNLPILNDLNQLIFDKPVTFLIGENGSGKSTIIETIAGLMDLNLEGGSKNNCFVSYEEQSLLVEASRPIKYPNYPKDSYFYRAESYYNLMTDIEMIDQGEGVFQRELHTYSRGESFYELVSSRFFGKGFYLLDEPETGLSLSTQLQLMVLMQELIKADSQFVIATHSPVLLFFPNARIYEFTDGKIVKRALEETKIYQEWLMIFERKEHFFQNLFES, encoded by the coding sequence ATGACAAAACTGTATCTTAAAGGATTGAAATACGATAAAGTAACAACTTTAACCCGATTTCCGTTCAATTTACCAATTCTAAATGATTTGAATCAACTTATTTTCGATAAGCCAGTTACATTTTTGATAGGGGAAAATGGTTCTGGGAAATCAACGATAATAGAGACCATAGCTGGCTTAATGGATTTGAATCTTGAAGGTGGTTCAAAAAATAATTGTTTTGTTTCTTACGAAGAGCAATCTTTGCTAGTAGAAGCAAGCCGACCAATAAAGTATCCAAATTATCCAAAAGACAGTTATTTTTATCGAGCAGAATCCTATTATAATTTAATGACGGATATTGAAATGATCGACCAAGGTGAAGGTGTTTTCCAGCGCGAACTTCATACCTATTCAAGAGGAGAATCTTTTTATGAATTAGTCTCAAGCCGCTTTTTTGGAAAAGGTTTTTATCTATTAGATGAGCCAGAGACTGGATTATCTCTCAGTACACAATTACAATTGATGGTTTTGATGCAAGAGTTAATCAAAGCTGATTCACAGTTTGTTATTGCTACTCATTCGCCAGTGTTATTATTTTTCCCAAATGCTAGAATCTATGAATTCACTGATGGAAAAATCGTCAAACGCGCACTAGAAGAAACGAAAATATATCAAGAATGGTTAATGATTTTTGAAAGAAAAGAGCATTTTTTTCAAAATCTGTTTGAATCTTAA
- the recO gene encoding DNA repair protein RecO, with protein sequence MALGETKGIILFTKDYKEKDKLVKIFTESFGKLMFFVKGAHRKNNPIGPAILPFTEAIYIGDFREEGLSFLNGSKDVYPLRVIQEDIFVNAYATYILNLVDAAIEDRTYDPNLYHFVQQALKLLNENKDAEIITNIFEIQLLSRFGITPEWKHCSVCQETRGKFDYSSKYSGVLCERHWHLDDHRYHADPRAIHFIRLFSTVSYDKVQDINVKSETKTAIRKTIDELYDEYVGINLKSKKFIDQMKSWEDTLKLPKREKKDEEDDKTVS encoded by the coding sequence ATGGCTTTAGGAGAAACAAAAGGAATTATTTTATTTACCAAAGATTACAAAGAAAAAGATAAGTTAGTCAAAATTTTTACAGAATCCTTTGGTAAGTTGATGTTTTTCGTAAAAGGAGCACATCGCAAAAATAATCCAATTGGTCCTGCTATTTTGCCTTTTACAGAAGCTATATATATTGGTGATTTTAGAGAAGAAGGGTTATCTTTTTTAAATGGAAGTAAAGATGTTTATCCACTTCGAGTTATTCAGGAAGATATTTTTGTGAATGCATATGCAACTTATATTTTGAATTTAGTTGATGCAGCCATTGAAGATCGGACGTACGATCCTAATCTGTATCACTTTGTACAACAAGCTTTGAAATTATTGAATGAAAATAAGGATGCTGAAATTATTACTAATATATTTGAAATTCAACTACTAAGTCGATTCGGTATCACTCCAGAGTGGAAGCATTGTAGTGTTTGTCAAGAAACTCGTGGAAAATTTGATTATTCATCAAAATATAGTGGCGTTTTATGTGAACGTCATTGGCATCTTGATGATCATCGATATCATGCAGATCCTAGAGCAATTCATTTTATTCGACTTTTCTCAACAGTTTCTTATGATAAAGTCCAGGATATCAATGTTAAATCAGAGACAAAAACAGCTATTAGAAAAACTATTGACGAACTGTACGATGAATATGTTGGAATTAATTTAAAGAGTAAGAAGTTTATCGATCAAATGAAAAGTTGGGAAGACACATTGAAGTTGCCTAAGCGGGAAAAAAAGGATGAAGAGGATGACAAAACTGTATCTTAA
- the era gene encoding GTPase Era, with protein MTEAHKSGFVAIVGRPNVGKSTLLNRIVGQKIAIMSDKAQTTRNKIQGIYTVPEAQIVFIDTPGIHKPKHRLGDFMVETAYSALREVDATLFMISADQKRGKGDDFIIERLKTMTSPVYLVINKIDTVHPDQLLGIIEDYSNQMEFAEVVPISATEGNNVDRLMDVLVDQMPEGPQYFPDDQVTDHPEYFIVSELVREKVLLLTRDEIPHSVAVVVDSMKRDENDKVRIQATIIVERDSQKGIIIGKGGKMLKQIGTKARQDIEHLLDDKVYLELWVKVQKDWRDKKVHLQDFGYRKDDY; from the coding sequence ATGACTGAAGCACATAAATCCGGATTTGTAGCAATTGTAGGCAGACCTAATGTTGGTAAATCTACTTTATTGAACCGAATTGTCGGACAAAAAATAGCGATTATGAGTGATAAAGCTCAAACAACTAGAAATAAGATACAAGGAATTTATACAGTTCCGGAAGCGCAAATTGTTTTTATTGATACACCAGGTATTCACAAACCAAAACATCGCTTAGGTGATTTCATGGTTGAAACAGCTTATAGTGCTTTACGTGAAGTTGATGCAACGTTATTTATGATTAGCGCGGATCAAAAAAGAGGTAAAGGGGATGATTTCATCATTGAGCGCCTCAAGACAATGACTAGCCCCGTTTATCTTGTGATTAACAAAATCGATACGGTTCATCCGGATCAACTTTTGGGAATCATTGAAGATTATTCGAACCAAATGGAATTTGCAGAAGTTGTACCGATTTCAGCAACAGAAGGAAATAATGTGGATCGTTTGATGGATGTTTTAGTAGATCAAATGCCAGAAGGCCCACAGTATTTTCCAGATGACCAAGTAACAGATCACCCTGAATATTTTATTGTTTCTGAATTAGTTCGTGAAAAAGTATTATTGCTTACAAGAGATGAAATTCCTCATTCAGTAGCAGTTGTAGTTGATTCGATGAAACGCGATGAGAATGATAAAGTACGTATTCAAGCAACGATTATCGTTGAACGTGATAGCCAAAAAGGAATCATTATTGGTAAAGGCGGAAAAATGCTTAAACAGATCGGAACAAAAGCCAGACAAGATATTGAACATTTACTAGATGACAAAGTTTACTTAGAACTTTGGGTAAAAGTGCAAAAAGACTGGCGTGATAAAAAAGTTCATTTACAAGATTTCGGGTATCGCAAAGACGATTATTAA
- a CDS encoding diacylglycerol kinase family protein, producing the protein MDSKDKRTEKNKHFIASLEFALQGIKTVFKEERNMRTHLLMGVAAIIAGFVFQLAISEWLWLLLAIFLVLVMEIINTAFENVVDMVTDFHFHPIGKKIKDMAAGAVLLTAGFAVVIAVLLFVPKIWQILQDIL; encoded by the coding sequence ATGGACTCAAAAGATAAGCGGACAGAGAAAAATAAACATTTTATAGCTTCTTTAGAGTTCGCTCTTCAAGGGATTAAAACAGTATTTAAGGAAGAGCGAAACATGCGAACGCATCTTTTGATGGGCGTTGCAGCAATTATTGCTGGTTTCGTTTTTCAGTTAGCTATCTCAGAATGGTTGTGGTTGTTACTCGCGATTTTTCTTGTTTTAGTGATGGAAATTATTAATACAGCGTTTGAAAATGTGGTTGATATGGTAACCGATTTCCATTTTCATCCAATTGGTAAAAAAATCAAAGACATGGCCGCAGGCGCAGTTCTTTTAACAGCAGGATTTGCTGTGGTTATTGCAGTGCTGTTGTTTGTTCCAAAAATATGGCAGATACTACAAGATATTTTATAG
- the ybeY gene encoding rRNA maturation RNase YbeY: protein MDISFIDETMNLSKENLEEVENLLQFAADFLKISEDTEMSVSFMDNSGIQVINRDYRGKDVPTDVISFALEEEGEDELPIIFEDAAEAFPRNLGDIMISTERAAEQAAEYGHSFERELGFLAVHGFLHLNGYDHMEADDEKEMFGLQKEILDAYGLKR from the coding sequence ATGGATATTTCATTCATTGATGAAACAATGAATCTATCAAAAGAAAATCTAGAAGAAGTAGAAAATCTGTTGCAGTTTGCAGCTGATTTTCTGAAAATATCTGAAGATACTGAAATGTCCGTGTCATTTATGGATAATTCAGGTATTCAGGTAATAAATAGAGATTATCGTGGGAAAGATGTTCCCACAGATGTTATTAGTTTTGCATTGGAAGAAGAAGGTGAAGATGAACTGCCTATTATTTTTGAAGATGCAGCAGAAGCTTTTCCAAGAAATCTTGGTGATATTATGATATCAACCGAACGAGCAGCGGAACAAGCTGCAGAATATGGTCATTCTTTTGAACGTGAATTAGGCTTTTTGGCGGTACATGGTTTTTTACATTTAAATGGGTATGATCATATGGAAGCTGATGATGAGAAAGAAATGTTTGGTTTACAGAAAGAGATTTTAGATGCCTATGGACTCAAAAGATAA